A window of Anaerolineales bacterium contains these coding sequences:
- a CDS encoding isoprenylcysteine carboxylmethyltransferase family protein — protein sequence MKNILVTALATMLVPGVAVLVIPYLILQATGGMIEPQGLLGVVLIALALLGAGMVVWVSVTFVAKGRGTPVPIQPPQNFVAEGLYQFVRNPMYVGALLILFAEAILFRSAWILLYAGTMWLALHTFTVLLEEPQLDRRFGETYRQYKTQTPRWIPRRPKR from the coding sequence ATGAAGAACATCCTGGTCACCGCCCTGGCCACGATGCTAGTCCCTGGCGTGGCAGTCCTGGTCATCCCATACCTGATCCTTCAGGCGACCGGAGGCATGATCGAGCCTCAGGGCCTGCTGGGAGTCGTCCTGATTGCCCTGGCGCTGCTGGGCGCCGGCATGGTCGTTTGGGTATCCGTTACCTTTGTTGCCAAGGGCCGTGGGACCCCGGTTCCCATCCAGCCTCCCCAGAACTTCGTGGCGGAAGGCCTGTACCAGTTTGTCAGGAATCCGATGTACGTCGGTGCACTCCTGATCCTCTTCGCCGAAGCGATCCTCTTCCGCTCAGCCTGGATCTTGCTGTACGCCGGCACGATGTGGCTAGCTCTGCACACCTTCACCGTGCTGCTTGAGGAACCCCAACTCGATCGGCGATTTGGTGAGACCTACCGCCAGTACAAGACGCAGACACCTCGCTGGATCCCTCGCAGGCCGAAGCGCTAG